One Oncorhynchus masou masou isolate Uvic2021 chromosome 18, UVic_Omas_1.1, whole genome shotgun sequence DNA window includes the following coding sequences:
- the tmem51a gene encoding transmembrane protein 51a has protein sequence MLSSVEVPPNRPVASNHHNSPGNSGSQYALCALGVGLVALGIVMIVWSVVPSDMAGNNSSGTGGGNPKPDTRGRTSSVAFVLVGAGVAMLLLSLCLGMRNKQREQQVLLEAQTLGAGNVATSEDDGETAEERAQRYTVPSYEEVVGSGEYPIRQSNLRHSSSQLPSYDDLVDGVQMELEGSDVTQTTPASTNPASSAVPNRRTGRTGLKLLPLKIRRIKSEKLFMNNTDNSQSPGGITIEPLTPPPMYEDKAPQL, from the exons ATGCTCTCCAGCGTTGAGGTGCCCCCAAACCGCCCTGTTGCCAGCAACCACCACAACAGTCCCGGAAACTCAGGTTCCCAGTATGCCTTGTGTGCCCTGGGGGTGGGACTGGTGGCCCTGGGCATTGTCATGATCGTATGGAGTGTGGTGCCCTCCGACATGGCCGGAAACAACAGCAGTGGCACCGGAGGAGGGAACCCGAAACCGGACACTAGGGGGAGGACTTCATCGGTGGCCTTTGTACTGGTTGGGGCTGGAGTAGCCATGCTCCTGCTGTCCCTGTGCCTGGGGATGAGGAACAAGCAGCGGGAGCAGCAGGTGCTCCTAGAGGCCCAGACTCTGGGGGCAGGCAACGTAGCTACCAGTGAGGACGACGGAGAGAC GGCAGAGGAGCGAGCCCAGAGGTACACTGTGCCCAGCTACGAGGAGGTGGTAGGCAGCGGCGAGTACCCCATACGCCAGAGCAACTTGCGCCAcagctcctcccagctgccctccTACGACGACCTGGTGGACGGTGTGCAGATGGAGCTGGAAGGGTCAGATGTCACCCAGACGACACCCGCTTCCACTAACCCTGCCTCCTCTGCTGTGCCTAACCGCCGCACTGGGCGAACGGGCCTCAAGCTCCTTCCCCTTAAGATCCGGAGGATTAAATCGGAGAAGCTCTTTATGAATAACACGGATAACTCTCAGTCACCGGGAGGGATCACTATTGAGCCGCTCACTCCGCCACCAATGTATGAGGACAAAGCACCCCAGCTCTGA